The genomic DNA AAGATTAAGAGTGAATGCTCCAATTGGTTTATAGATCTAAACCAAAGGCCCGATGAAGCATCCACTCACTGGCCTCGCTCGTGGTGTTGTCAAAATGTAACACCCAATTCGGTCTACGACTACGAACGGAACGCGCACGCTTGTCACAGCAATAATTTCATACGAAGAGATTCTCAGCGCAGTATGGACAGAGTGGATTGCCACAGTATGGCTGCAAAATGGAGGGTGGGCGAGAGTTCGCCACGCGTTCCGGGGGCCGAAGAAGCTTTCAGGAGGAGGTTTCAAGCAAGTGGGGGCTTTCCGCTCACGTCATTGGGATGACGCGTCGCAGGCCGATAGCTGGAAGCAATAAGAGCAGGACACCAACGGCGAATGGAATCCCGGCGTTTCCGAACTTGAAGTAGATGAAGGTGGCGTTCAGGACGATTACCGAGAGTAGCATCACTCCGATACTGGGTTGGATTTTCTTCGGGGACGGATCAATTACCGCAGCGATTGCACGGCGGTTGATTGTGATTGCGATCACAGCCCAGATTCCCAAAACAGCTTGTGAGTTAGCAATTCCGGGAGGGAGCGGGATTCCCAGTTGTACTGCAAAATCACCCAGCCAGATTGCGAGTCCAATAAGCCCTGTATTGATCACTAAAAGTGAGAGCAATAGCGGGAGTCGTAAATTCTGTTTGGCCTCTCGCTTGGCAAACCAGGTTACACCAGCGATGTAAATTCCCATGCAAACTGCGACCCACAAGAGTGGCTGTTGAAACGCTCCGGCCAGTCGAATCCCGGCGGTGCTTGCTCCGAGGATTAAATTCAGGCTGCGGCAGGCTCCCATAAACAGCGGGCCGAGCGGAGTCCGCTTCATCACACCATCGTAAAGCAGGATGCAGATGGCCAGTCCACTAGCAATGATGAGGCTGCGCAGATCGGCAGCGTAGGCAAATGCGAGACCTCCAGCCATCAGGCATGCACCGAAAATCGTCGCGTTTCGTCTGGAGATTTCCCCAGAAGGGATCGGGCGATTTGGGCGTTCTTCGGTGTCCTGTTTGACGTCGAAGACGTCGTTGAAGACCATCCCGGAAAGGTACAAGCAGGCACTCGCCCCTAACAGCAATCCGAGCTCGGATGCGGGGTTCAGCGCGGCATGTGTCAGTAAGAACCCGGCTGCGATGTCAGCCAGTGCCGTAAAGACTGTTGGGAATCGACAGAGTCGAAGATAAGGCAGCATGTGAGCAGTCGTGAAAAGAAGCTAATGTTAGCCGGACACTTGGCGCATCCGGCTCAGCCAAATCCACACGTGTTTACACTTCCGTATCTTTGAGGATCGGCGTGAGGTATTCCACGGTGCTATTCATTGAAGCCAGCTGTTCGTAGTCGGATTCAGGAATTTGCACGCGGTACAGCTTGCGAAGTTCCATGACAATGTCGAGGAAGTCCATGCTGTCGAGTTCCATTTGCTCTCGAAACGCGACAGAGTCGTCCAGATCGGACAAATCTTCATCGGGGGCAATGCGTTCCAGGATATTGATAATGACTTGACGTATTTCCGGGGGAGTCATTCCGGGAGTTCTCCTCAACCTGTGTGAAAAATGGCCGAAAACCTGGAGATTTGATCTGCCTCAGAACTCTGAGGGATCAGCATCTGGTATCGGGATGAGTATGATCGTGAAATCTATTTGAAAATTGGGCTCGTTTCTGTAATGGATTTACAGGATTCGTATTGGACAACGAAGCGGCCATGAATGCAAAGGACTTTGGAGCGAATCAATAAGAAGCCCAGACAAAACTGTCGAAATCGTTTTGATTTGGTCGATTTTGGATCAACTGGTTTCGTTGCGTTCGAAACGGTGCTTATTCGTAAACGCCACCCTGTTCCGCTGGGAATTTCTTGACGATGAGGACCGAGTTGACCCCGAGCATCCCGAAAGAGTTATTCAGGATATATTCAACTTTTTCCATGTGTCGGGGGCGATTTGCGACAACCTGGTGCAATTCGCAGCGAGGGTCCTGCTCGTCCAGATTGATGGTCGGGTGGGCGATGCGATCACCAAAGGAGGGGATATTTCCCAGTAATTCCAGGGCGCCCGCTGCTCCCATCGCGTGGCCGATGTAACTTTTTGTATTGTTGATTGCGACGGTAGTTCGCTCGCCAAACGCAGCTTTCAAAGCTTTCGATTCTTCAATATCGCCCTGCTCAGTCGCGGTTGCATGGCTGGAAACGATGTCGATGTCGTCTGCGGTGAGGCCTGCTTTGTTGAGGGCCAGTTGAATACACTCAGCTTGTCGAGTTGCCGAGGGGAGTACGAAATCGCTCGCGTCAGAATTCATGGCGTAGCCGACGATTTCCCCATAGATCTTTGCTCCACGCTCGCGAGCATCGGTGAGGCGTTCAAGGGTGCAGATTCCTCCACCTTCAGCGACGATGATCCCGTTGCGTTTCGTGTCAAAGGGGCGGCAGGCTTTGGCTGGGTCTTCGTGCCATGCCAAGGCTCCCTGACTGGCAAAACTGGCGAAAATCCCGAATGTGTGGATACTTTCCGAGACTCCACCCGCAATCGCCATGTCGACTTCTTTCAGTCGCAGCATCTGCAATCCCTGGATAAATCCAGCGTTTCCAGCAGCACAGGCGGCTCCTACCGTCAGGTGAGGCCCTGTGATTTTCATGTTCAGCGTGACTTCGCCGGCTGGGTTGTTGGCCACTGTACGGGGGTTGTGATGGTGGGACCAGACTTTGGTATCATAGTCAAACTGGGAGATCTCGAAGATTTCGTTTTCGGTCTCAACGTTTCCGTGCTCGGTGATCCCCAAGTAGACACCGACCCTGTCTCGACGAGTGTTTTCCCAGTCGATACCAGAATCGATGACCGCTTCGTTCGCACAGTAAATCGAAACCGACCCCGCGCGGGTGCCTCGACGACGTTCTTTCCGTCGCTGGTATTTGAATTCGTCGAAATGACAGATTCCAGCTAGCACCGGTTGCTTGATGTAGCGAGTTTCAAAAGGTTGAACTCCCGAAGTTCCCGCGAGTAATGCGGCTCGGTATTCAGTGAGGGAATCCCCATTCGGGGCAGCAAGGCCGACCCCGGTAATGACAATTCTTTCGTCGTCAGGCAATTGTTCCGGCATTATGATTACGAGCAAGCCCCACTCCAGTAGCGGGACGCCCAACACTCCAAACAGGGTTTCTAAAGTGAAGAGACAGATTCTAAGAAGATTCACCGAAAATCCCAACCACATTGCCCGAGTTCACATTTCAGGGAATGCATTCAAGCGAAACGCCCACGGGAAGGAATTGGCGACAGATTTCAGGCGAAGAGGTGCGTTTTGTCCGAAATAATGCCAAAAGCCCGAGCACGGACGTGTCCGGGTCGGGCTTTGGTGAATCACTCTTCAGAAAAGATGAGTTTTTCGGTCGGGCAATTAATTTGTTCGCTGTGGAGATTCTCCACCCACGGTTTGCCTGAGAGTCGGTTTGGAGGTGCGTCGGTCCATCATTGGGAGTTGGTCAGGATTCGCTTTGATGTCCTGCATTTTCTCGTACCCTCTAAGTGAAATTGACCAAGGGCCTCTCAGCTTGTCAGCAAGTGTGAACGGCTTTGGGGTGTAGAATCTGTACACGGTTTCTTGATTTCCCGAAGGGTCCCACAACTTCACGGCATTTGGAAGAAAGGTGTTCGGATCGAGTAGAACTTCGGCTCGTTGAAATTCTCGTCGAAGATTTGGGACGAGGGGATAAGCGATGATGTGAATCTGTCGCTCTGGGTCGTGCATTTCGCCAAAGGCCATTTTGTAGCGTTTGGTGACTGAGTCTGCCTTCATTCCGAAGAGAAACGGCATCGGTCCATCGGTGATGCGTTGTCCCTGATATTGTGGTGGGATTTCCATTTTGCTGTATTGCTTCGGAGCGACATCCACTTCCAGAATATCTTTCCCGTTACAGATCCAGACTTTGTGTGCGTCTGCCTGAACGGAATAAACTTTTCCGTCGGGAGCTTTGTGTGTCAGCGGTTGTCCCGGAGATGCTGCGAGGGCTTTGACAATGTCCGGGTCGGGATTGAAGTCCATGCGTGCTTTATCTGGAGATCCGAACCAGTACTCGCCAACAGCTCGTTTTTCGACACCAAATGTGCTGTCGTAGACGTATCGACGGAACACTCCCTGGAGCGTGTCGATTCCTGCGGTTTTCTGTTCCCACTCCTGAAGAACTAACAACATTTGCGGAGAAGGACGTTCCGGTTTGATTTCCATTTGAACCGGAGTTCTTGCCGCATTTTGAATCAGGGGGTTGGCACCAGCAGGTTGTTGAGTATTGGGTTGCGTTTGTGGAAACTGACCAAAAGCCAGGTTCGATGTGACAGCGATCCCAAATGCCAAACAAAGGGGGGCCTGGCAAATTGATTTCAGACTGAAGGGCATGAGTATCGGATCCTTCCCGGTCAATCAGGCAGCCAATGAATTGGTTGTTGATGTCCGTTTTTGTCTTGATAATGCGTTCGATTCCATTGAACGCCACCGTGGTGGGGCTTGCTCGTTTCACGAATGTGAGCAGAAACAAGAGGTGGGTGCAGAGTCTATCGGTCGAAGGCAATCACTGAAAGGTCATTTTTATTAAGTGAAAATTGCCAAAAATGACGAGCCGGTAACTGTTTATGAAAATCGGCCCCTTGGAGAGACTCTCCGAGAGGCCGAAATCATTCGAATCAAGTCGATAGCGGAGCTTCCGCGTTTACTCGCTTTGCCTGGGTTACCAGTTTTTGGGGTTCATGAACCACCACCAGCGATCTGTTCGAGAATCGAACGTCAGGTTCCAGCTGCCGTCGTCCCATTCCAAAGTCGAACTTCTCCAACCCATAGGAACTTGCGGGTACGGGTAGTACGGGCCGATGTAAGGGAATGCACTCGCATCGTACTGGCTTGGGTAAGTCACAGCTGCGTAGTTGTCATACTGAGCGTACGAAGGCCATGCGTGTTCAGGAACATTCGGCTGATTGTAAACCTGGTGACCAACTTGTGCGTTCTGTCCGCCTGGAGTTGGGTAACCCTGAACTGGTGGGCGTCCAGGCATGCCGGGAGCATAGCCAGGACCCGGTGGCATTCCTTGAGGAGCGACACCTTGAGTCTGTTGAATCGGTCCACGTTGTCCGAATTGTGGTCCGCCTTGCGGTCCGAACTGTGGGCCACCTTGTGGGCCAAACTGAGGTCCACCTTGTGGTCTGAACTGGGGTTGTCCCTGTGGGCCGAATTGTGGTTGACCTTGTGGTCCAGCTTGTGCGAATTGTGGAGCTGGTCGGCCTTTCACTTTCAACTGATTGATCACTTGACCGACACCAGCTACGGATGAACAGGCTTGCTGAGCCAGAGCAACTTGGCCTGGGTCTTCAACATTACCGATCAGGCTCGCTGCTCCGTTTTTGTAGCGAACTTCAATGTCGTAGCCGCTCAATCCTGCGGAAGTCAAAGCTTCTGCGATGTTTTGAGCAACTTCCTGATTGCTTCGAGCCTGTTTTTGGTCAAAAGCAACCGGTTGCACGCGGCGATTCATTCCACCCTGCTGTTGGGCAGCAGCTTGTTGAATCGGAGAATCCGCACTTGGTCTCGATTTCTCCATCAGTTGAAGATTGTTCTCGACGGTT from Thalassoglobus polymorphus includes the following:
- a CDS encoding UbiA family prenyltransferase, which encodes MLPYLRLCRFPTVFTALADIAAGFLLTHAALNPASELGLLLGASACLYLSGMVFNDVFDVKQDTEERPNRPIPSGEISRRNATIFGACLMAGGLAFAYAADLRSLIIASGLAICILLYDGVMKRTPLGPLFMGACRSLNLILGASTAGIRLAGAFQQPLLWVAVCMGIYIAGVTWFAKREAKQNLRLPLLLSLLVINTGLIGLAIWLGDFAVQLGIPLPPGIANSQAVLGIWAVIAITINRRAIAAVIDPSPKKIQPSIGVMLLSVIVLNATFIYFKFGNAGIPFAVGVLLLLLPAIGLRRVIPMT
- a CDS encoding acyl carrier protein encodes the protein MTPPEIRQVIINILERIAPDEDLSDLDDSVAFREQMELDSMDFLDIVMELRKLYRVQIPESDYEQLASMNSTVEYLTPILKDTEV
- a CDS encoding beta-ketoacyl-[acyl-carrier-protein] synthase family protein, with translation MPEQLPDDERIVITGVGLAAPNGDSLTEYRAALLAGTSGVQPFETRYIKQPVLAGICHFDEFKYQRRKERRRGTRAGSVSIYCANEAVIDSGIDWENTRRDRVGVYLGITEHGNVETENEIFEISQFDYDTKVWSHHHNPRTVANNPAGEVTLNMKITGPHLTVGAACAAGNAGFIQGLQMLRLKEVDMAIAGGVSESIHTFGIFASFASQGALAWHEDPAKACRPFDTKRNGIIVAEGGGICTLERLTDARERGAKIYGEIVGYAMNSDASDFVLPSATRQAECIQLALNKAGLTADDIDIVSSHATATEQGDIEESKALKAAFGERTTVAINNTKSYIGHAMGAAGALELLGNIPSFGDRIAHPTINLDEQDPRCELHQVVANRPRHMEKVEYILNNSFGMLGVNSVLIVKKFPAEQGGVYE
- a CDS encoding BON domain-containing protein: MLLPRKWALSLGLLAAVPSISVAGPLDFLKPGEEQQQTSPAAQKAAPTNQNQKVAEEIAQALNRAKLVHQDISIEFKAGVATIGGQIKDEPQRAIVTRLASRVPGVETVENNLQLMEKSRPSADSPIQQAAAQQQGGMNRRVQPVAFDQKQARSNQEVAQNIAEALTSAGLSGYDIEVRYKNGAASLIGNVEDPGQVALAQQACSSVAGVGQVINQLKVKGRPAPQFAQAGPQGQPQFGPQGQPQFRPQGGPQFGPQGGPQFGPQGGPQFGQRGPIQQTQGVAPQGMPPGPGYAPGMPGRPPVQGYPTPGGQNAQVGHQVYNQPNVPEHAWPSYAQYDNYAAVTYPSQYDASAFPYIGPYYPYPQVPMGWRSSTLEWDDGSWNLTFDSRTDRWWWFMNPKNW